A part of Ptychodera flava strain L36383 chromosome 11, AS_Pfla_20210202, whole genome shotgun sequence genomic DNA contains:
- the LOC139143611 gene encoding vesicle-fusing ATPase-like isoform X2, which translates to MATGTRVMKAVRCPTDELSLTNCAVVSERDFDPNHVRHVEVRTSPHHKYVFTLRNHHSIVPGTIGFSLPQRKWGVLSLNQDIEVSPYRFDPNKQYLGCITLEADFLQKKNTTTDPYDTDKMAAEFVMQFPHQAFSVGQQLVFSFSDKKLLGLVVKDLEVADVAVLKGQKSSGKPRKTNLGLSLPNTQVIFEKAEDSPLILTGKSKGKVAHQSIINPDWDFQKMGIGGLDKEFSDIFRRAFASRVFPPEFVEQLGAKHVKGILLYGPPGTGKTLMARQIGKMLNAREPQIVNGPEVLNKYVGESEANIRKLFAAAEEEQKRLGNNSGLHIIIFDEIDAICKQRGSMAGSTGVHDTVVNQLLSKIDGVEQLNNILLIGMTNRRDLIDEALMRPGRLEVQMEIGLPKEDGRKQIFEIYVHKMRENGKLARNVDIDDLAMITKNFSGAEIEGLVRAAQSTAMNRLIKASSKVEVDENAADSMMVTKADFEHALEHDIKPAFGVSNEHFENYILNDIINWGDPVRRILEDGELKIEQTKNSERTPLVSMLLEGPPSSGKTALAAKLAMDSEFPFVKICSPEDMIGFTEGAKCQSIRKIFEDAYKSQLSCVVVDEIERLLDYVPIGPRFSNLVLQALLVLLKKSPPKGRKLLIIGTTSRQDVLQEMEMLSAFDTTVHVSNLSTGEHVMEVLEQMKSFHEKELKTLSGKLQGKRVWVGIKKLLVLIEMARQTDQQYRIPKFLTLLEEEAGLQPE; encoded by the exons GTAATGAAAGCGGTGAGATGCCCTACTGATGAATTGTCTCTCACAAATTGTGCAGTTGTCAGCGAGAGGGATTTTGATCCGAACCATGTCAG ACATGTAGAAGTTAGGACGAGCCCACATCATAAGTATGTGTTCACACTACGCAACCATCATAGTATAGTCCCTGGAACCATTGGTTTTAGTCTGCCACAG AGGAAATGGGGAGTGCTATCACTAAATCAAGACATTGAAG TAAGTCCATACAGATTTGATCCCAACAAACAGTACCTAGGATGTATAACACTAGAGGCAGATTTCCTGCAGAAGAAAAA TACAACCACAGATCCTTATGACACAGACAAAATGGCAGCTGAATTTGTGATGCAGTTCCCACACCAAGCTTTCTCAGTTGGACAACAG CTGGTGTTCAGCTTTTCAGACAAGAAACTGTTAGGATTAGTTGTCAAGGACTTGGAAG ttgctgacgttGCAGTATTGAAAGGACAGAAGTCATCTGGAAAACCTCGTAAA ACAAATCTAGGATTATCCTTACCTAACACTCAGGTCATATTTGAAAAAGCCGAGGATTCTCCACTTATATTGACAGGAAAATCCAAGGG GAAAGTTGCCCATCAGTCCATCATAAACCCAGACTGGGATTTCCAGAAGATGGGAATAGGTGGTCTGGACAAGGAATTCTCAGACATTTTCAGACGAGCTTTTGCATCCAGAGTTTTCCCACCAGAATTTGTGGAACAGTTAG GAGCAAAACATGTCAAAGGCATTCTTCTATATGGACCACCAG GTACAGGTAAAACACTAATGGCAAGACAGATTGGCAAAATGCTGAATGCAAGGGAACCACAGATTGTCAATGGCCCTGAAGTGTTGAATAAATACGTGGGAGAGTCAGAGGCCAATATCAGAAAGTTGTTTGCAGCAGCAGAGGAAGAGCAGAAAAGG cttGGTAATAACAGTGGGCTTCACATcattatatttgatgaaattgatGCCATCTGTAAGCAGAGAGGCAGCATG GCCGGGAGTACAGGAGTGCATGACACTGTCGTCAATCAGTTACTTTCCAAGATTGATGGGGTTGAGCAACTGAACAACATTTTACTTATAG GAATGACAAATCGTCGTGATCTGATAGACGAAGCTTTAATGAGACCTGGAAGACTTGAAGTACAGATGGAAATTG GCTTACCAAAGGAAGATGGTAGGAAACAGATCTTTGAAATCTACGTACACAAGATGAGAGAAAATGGGAAATTAGCAAGGAATGTTGACATTGATGATTTAGCTATGATCACCAAGAATTTCAGTGGTGCTGAAATTGAAGGATTGGTGAGGGCAGCACAGTCTACAGCCATGAACAGACTGATCAAG GCATCATCAAAAGTGGAAGTTGACGAGAATGCCGCTGACAGTATGATGGTAACCAAGGCAGACTTTGAACATGCACTGGAGCATGACATTAAACCA GCATTTGGTGTTAGCAATGAACACTTTGAAAACTACATTCTGAATGATATCATCAACTGGGGTGATCCAGTGAGGCGAATCCTGGAGGATGGTGAATTGAAAATTGAACAAACTAAAAACAGTGAACGCACTCCTTTAGTTAGCATGCTGCTAGAAG GTCCACCTTCCAGTGGAAAGACTGCCCTTGCTGCTAAGCTAGCCATGGATTCAGAATTCCCATTTGTCAAGATTTGTTCCCCAGAAGATATGATAGGATTCACAGAGGGAGCAAAATGCCAATCAATAAGAAAG atttttgaagATGCTTACAAGTCACAGTTAAGCTGTGTTGTAGTAGATGAGATAGAACGGCTTCTAG ATTATGTACCAATTGGTCCCAGGTTTTCAAATCTTGTACTTCAAGCTTTACTAGTATTGCTGAAAAAATCACCACCAAAG GGTCGTAAGTTACTGATCATTGGTACCACGAGTCGGCAAGATGTCCTTCAAGAAATGGAAATGTTATCAGCATTCGACACGACAGTTCATGTATCAAACCTATCAACAGGTGAACACGTCATGGAAGTACTTGAA CAAATGAAGAGTTTCCACGAAAAGGAATTGAAAACACTCAGTGGCAAGTTACAAGGAAAAAG GGTGTGGGTTGGTATCAAGAAGTTACTAGTACTCATAGAAATGGCCAGACAGACAGATCAACAGTACAGAATACCAAAGTTCCTGACACTGCTTGAAGAGGAAGCAGG ATTACAGCCAGAGTAA
- the LOC139143611 gene encoding vesicle-fusing ATPase-like isoform X1, which produces MELVRYFLPSGRENVKNMDNCTSDRSVGYGADDGSEFIDLKSWETFEPTVKPRGNPVMKAVRCPTDELSLTNCAVVSERDFDPNHVRHVEVRTSPHHKYVFTLRNHHSIVPGTIGFSLPQRKWGVLSLNQDIEVSPYRFDPNKQYLGCITLEADFLQKKNTTTDPYDTDKMAAEFVMQFPHQAFSVGQQLVFSFSDKKLLGLVVKDLEVADVAVLKGQKSSGKPRKTNLGLSLPNTQVIFEKAEDSPLILTGKSKGKVAHQSIINPDWDFQKMGIGGLDKEFSDIFRRAFASRVFPPEFVEQLGAKHVKGILLYGPPGTGKTLMARQIGKMLNAREPQIVNGPEVLNKYVGESEANIRKLFAAAEEEQKRLGNNSGLHIIIFDEIDAICKQRGSMAGSTGVHDTVVNQLLSKIDGVEQLNNILLIGMTNRRDLIDEALMRPGRLEVQMEIGLPKEDGRKQIFEIYVHKMRENGKLARNVDIDDLAMITKNFSGAEIEGLVRAAQSTAMNRLIKASSKVEVDENAADSMMVTKADFEHALEHDIKPAFGVSNEHFENYILNDIINWGDPVRRILEDGELKIEQTKNSERTPLVSMLLEGPPSSGKTALAAKLAMDSEFPFVKICSPEDMIGFTEGAKCQSIRKIFEDAYKSQLSCVVVDEIERLLDYVPIGPRFSNLVLQALLVLLKKSPPKGRKLLIIGTTSRQDVLQEMEMLSAFDTTVHVSNLSTGEHVMEVLEQMKSFHEKELKTLSGKLQGKRVWVGIKKLLVLIEMARQTDQQYRIPKFLTLLEEEAGLQPE; this is translated from the exons GTAATGAAAGCGGTGAGATGCCCTACTGATGAATTGTCTCTCACAAATTGTGCAGTTGTCAGCGAGAGGGATTTTGATCCGAACCATGTCAG ACATGTAGAAGTTAGGACGAGCCCACATCATAAGTATGTGTTCACACTACGCAACCATCATAGTATAGTCCCTGGAACCATTGGTTTTAGTCTGCCACAG AGGAAATGGGGAGTGCTATCACTAAATCAAGACATTGAAG TAAGTCCATACAGATTTGATCCCAACAAACAGTACCTAGGATGTATAACACTAGAGGCAGATTTCCTGCAGAAGAAAAA TACAACCACAGATCCTTATGACACAGACAAAATGGCAGCTGAATTTGTGATGCAGTTCCCACACCAAGCTTTCTCAGTTGGACAACAG CTGGTGTTCAGCTTTTCAGACAAGAAACTGTTAGGATTAGTTGTCAAGGACTTGGAAG ttgctgacgttGCAGTATTGAAAGGACAGAAGTCATCTGGAAAACCTCGTAAA ACAAATCTAGGATTATCCTTACCTAACACTCAGGTCATATTTGAAAAAGCCGAGGATTCTCCACTTATATTGACAGGAAAATCCAAGGG GAAAGTTGCCCATCAGTCCATCATAAACCCAGACTGGGATTTCCAGAAGATGGGAATAGGTGGTCTGGACAAGGAATTCTCAGACATTTTCAGACGAGCTTTTGCATCCAGAGTTTTCCCACCAGAATTTGTGGAACAGTTAG GAGCAAAACATGTCAAAGGCATTCTTCTATATGGACCACCAG GTACAGGTAAAACACTAATGGCAAGACAGATTGGCAAAATGCTGAATGCAAGGGAACCACAGATTGTCAATGGCCCTGAAGTGTTGAATAAATACGTGGGAGAGTCAGAGGCCAATATCAGAAAGTTGTTTGCAGCAGCAGAGGAAGAGCAGAAAAGG cttGGTAATAACAGTGGGCTTCACATcattatatttgatgaaattgatGCCATCTGTAAGCAGAGAGGCAGCATG GCCGGGAGTACAGGAGTGCATGACACTGTCGTCAATCAGTTACTTTCCAAGATTGATGGGGTTGAGCAACTGAACAACATTTTACTTATAG GAATGACAAATCGTCGTGATCTGATAGACGAAGCTTTAATGAGACCTGGAAGACTTGAAGTACAGATGGAAATTG GCTTACCAAAGGAAGATGGTAGGAAACAGATCTTTGAAATCTACGTACACAAGATGAGAGAAAATGGGAAATTAGCAAGGAATGTTGACATTGATGATTTAGCTATGATCACCAAGAATTTCAGTGGTGCTGAAATTGAAGGATTGGTGAGGGCAGCACAGTCTACAGCCATGAACAGACTGATCAAG GCATCATCAAAAGTGGAAGTTGACGAGAATGCCGCTGACAGTATGATGGTAACCAAGGCAGACTTTGAACATGCACTGGAGCATGACATTAAACCA GCATTTGGTGTTAGCAATGAACACTTTGAAAACTACATTCTGAATGATATCATCAACTGGGGTGATCCAGTGAGGCGAATCCTGGAGGATGGTGAATTGAAAATTGAACAAACTAAAAACAGTGAACGCACTCCTTTAGTTAGCATGCTGCTAGAAG GTCCACCTTCCAGTGGAAAGACTGCCCTTGCTGCTAAGCTAGCCATGGATTCAGAATTCCCATTTGTCAAGATTTGTTCCCCAGAAGATATGATAGGATTCACAGAGGGAGCAAAATGCCAATCAATAAGAAAG atttttgaagATGCTTACAAGTCACAGTTAAGCTGTGTTGTAGTAGATGAGATAGAACGGCTTCTAG ATTATGTACCAATTGGTCCCAGGTTTTCAAATCTTGTACTTCAAGCTTTACTAGTATTGCTGAAAAAATCACCACCAAAG GGTCGTAAGTTACTGATCATTGGTACCACGAGTCGGCAAGATGTCCTTCAAGAAATGGAAATGTTATCAGCATTCGACACGACAGTTCATGTATCAAACCTATCAACAGGTGAACACGTCATGGAAGTACTTGAA CAAATGAAGAGTTTCCACGAAAAGGAATTGAAAACACTCAGTGGCAAGTTACAAGGAAAAAG GGTGTGGGTTGGTATCAAGAAGTTACTAGTACTCATAGAAATGGCCAGACAGACAGATCAACAGTACAGAATACCAAAGTTCCTGACACTGCTTGAAGAGGAAGCAGG ATTACAGCCAGAGTAA